The genomic interval GAGGATCTCGAGAAACTCCTGCATGCTCGTTTCATCATCTACGATTAGAATCCGTGCCACACGTACTCCCTGGAACGTGCATCGGACCGGCATTTGCGCCTCTTGAGATCAAGCTGCGGGCAAATCCACACTGACTACGGTTCCCTGTCCTTGTTCCGTTCGAACGCCCATCTGGCCGCCGTGCGCCTCGATCACGCGATGGACCGTTGCCAGGCCGAGCCCGGTACCTTTGGGTTTCGTCGTGAAGAAGGGTTCGAAGATGCGCTCGACGAGCTCCGGGGGAATCCCGCAACCACAGTCGATCACGTCGATGTGCACCCTTGGAGCACCAGACTCATCCACCCGGCCTCTCGCTTCGATCCGCACCTTGTGATCTCGGGGTTCTGACTGAGCTGCGTTGATCACCAGGTTCCAGATGACCTGGCGGAGTTGATCCGGATTACCACGCGCACTCAACCCGTTTTCGATGTCAAGCTCCAGTTCGCAGCCGCGACCCTCCGAGTATTCGTCCAGCTCCGCGATCTCTGCCATCAGCTCCTGAAGAGGTACGGCGAGAAAGTGCCCGGGGCCGGGTCTTGCGTAGGTCAAGAAGTCGCTGACCAGACGGTTTAGACGCGCGGTCTCACGCTGCACGATTCGCGCGAGTCGCAAAGAACTCGCATCCCCGGAAGGCAGATCACCCTCCAGTAGTTCGATCGCTCCGGACAGGGATGCAAGAGGGTTGCGAATCTCGTGCGCCAGTCCCGCCGCGAGCTGTCCGACCGCACCGAGTCGTTCGCTACGACGCAACTGCTCTTCCATCTGCACGACCTTCGTCAAGTCCTGGAAGATCACGATCGCCCCATCTTCATGGCCGCCCGCATCGCGCAGAATCGAAATCGACATTCCAAGATGCAACTCCTGGGCATTCCGACTTTCGAACACGAGTTCCATACGGCCGCGCTCCTGCGTCGCAGTACCCGGAAGATCCGCAGGGGCAGAATCACCCGTTTCTCCGGGATCGAGATTGGGGAAGAGCTTCGCGAGCGGCCAGCCCATGACCTCGGCGCTGCCGTAGCCGGTGATTCGCTCGGCCTCGCTGTTGAACGAAGAGATCCGCGCAGCTCGATCCACCGTGAGTAGACCGCTGGCCACATTGTCGACGATTCGCTGGTGAATCTCTCCGAGTTCTCGAAGTTCGACGCGGCCCGCCTGGATCTGATCAGCCAGATTCCGGGACAGGATCGCGACACCCAGAAATGCGAGTGCATGTGCACCCGCAGATGACAGCGCCTCGTGTACCCCCAGCTGACTGCCTGGCTCAAACGCGGGGAACGCCCCCAGCGCCGGTGCAAGACCTACGAGACCGTAACAGATCGTAGCTCCGGCCCATGCCAGTATCGTCGCGCGCGAGCCCGCCGCCAGTGCGACATGAACGATCCAGATGATGTAGAGGGGACCAAAAAGCGAACGCGAGCCGCCCGAGCAATAGACGAGTCCGGTGAGAAGGATGAGATCCCCGGTAAGCTCGAAATAGTTGACCCGTTCGGAGTTTCCCCAGGCTCGCAGAGCTCCGTAGGCCAGCGAGAGGAGAAAGCCCGTGAGGACCAGAGCGTAGAGCGCTACGAGTTCGCGCTCAGAATAGGACCCGCCACCGCGAATCTCGCTGAGTACGGCGACCGCAAAGATGCCACCCAGCGCCGCCAGTCGGATCGCAAAGGCCCGAACCGGCAGCGCCGATTGCTGGGCATTCGCAGGAGCGCGCACCTGGTTTCCGGAAGCCCGGACTAGACGACGGTTTCGGCGATCTTGAAGATCGGGAGATACATGGCCACCAGCAACGCACCGATCGAACCGCCGAGACCGACCATGAGGATCGGCTCGAGAAGGGACGTGAGCCCATCGACGGCCACATCGACTTCGTCGTCGTAGAAGTCAGCCAGCTTGGCGAGCATGGCATCCATTGCGCCGGTCTGCTCTCCGACTGCAATCATCTGCACGACCATCCCCGGAAAGACCTTCGACTGCTGCAGAGGTTCTGCGATCGTCTTGCCCTCGGAGATCGAAGCCTTCGTCACGAGCAATTCGCGCTCGACGATCACGTTTCCGGCCGTGCGCGCCACGATTTCGAGCGCATCCAAAATCGGAACACCCGAGGAGAGCATGGTCGAAAGAGTGCGACTGAAACGAGCCACAGCGACCTTCTTCAGCAGGGGCCCGAAGATCGGTAGCTTCAAAAATACTCCGTCGAAAAAGATTCGCCCGCGTTCCGTGCCGTAGATCTTCTTCAACACAAAACTCAGTGCCACCACTCCGACGATCATCCAGACGATCCACGCCTGAAGGAAGTGCGATACGGAAATGACCATCTGCGTGGGTCCGGGAAGTGCTCCGCCAAAGTCCGCAAACATCTTCTCGAAGACCGGGATGACCTTGACGAGCATCACGACGATAACGACGATCGCGATCACGGTGACTGCAACCGGATAGATCAGCGCGCTCTTTACCTTGCGGCGCAGACTATCGGCCTTTTCCAGATAGACGGCCAGACGGTTCAGGATCGTATCCAGAATACCACCGACTTCACCGGCAGCGACCAGGTTCACGTAGAGCCGATCGAAGACCTTCGGGTGCTTTTCGAGCGCATCCGAGAATGTCGACCCACTCTCGACATCCCCTTTGACCTGCAGGATGATCTTCTTGAAAGCTGGGTTCTCCGTTTGCGTGCCCAGGATGTCCAGGCACTGAACCAGCGGCAGACCCGCATCGATCATCGTCGCAAACTGGCGCGTGAAGATAACCTGGTCCTTGATCGTGATGCCCTTGGCCAGAAACGGGAACATCTCTCCAAGGTCTTTGGCCTTGGGCTTGATCAGTGTCGTTGCGATCTGCTGCATACGCAGCTGATTCTCAGCAGTCTCGAGATCATTGGCGACGATGAGACCCTTCTTGACCAGGCCCTCGCGCGTCTTCCCTATCCACTGAAATGTCGGCATCTAACCCCTCTCCTATTCGGCTTCGGAACTAGCCAGTCCTCCGCACGCGCGAAGCCTGCGGGTTGGAGATCATGGTTTGCAGTTCGTCTTGATCGTCACTCCGAGCCATGGCGTCTTCGAGTGTCACCTGGTGGCGCAGATACAGATCCGCCAGCGCCTGGTTCATCGTCTGCATCCCGTATTTTTCCTGGCCCATCTGCATCTGCGAATAGAGTTGATGGACCTTGTCCTCACGAATCAGGTTGCGGATGGCCTGGTTGGGCACCATGACCTCGACTGCGATCGCACGACCGCCCGAGATCTTGGGAAGCAGGCTCTGACAGAGCACGCCCTCGAGTACAAAGCTCAGTTGCATGCGTACCTGAGCCTGTTGATGAGCGGGAAACACGTCGATCACGCGATTGATGGTCTGCGCCGCGGAGTTCGTGTGCAGAGTGGCGAGACACAGATGGCCGGTCTCTGCGACCGTTAGCGCAGCTTCGATCGTCTCGAGGTCCCGCATCTCACCGACGAGCACGACATCGGGGTCCTGACGAAGGATGTAGCGAAGCGCGCTCTTGAAGCTGGTGGTATCCGCGCCGATTTCTCGCTGATTCACGACACTCGACTTGTGCGGATGCAGGTACTCGATCGGATCCTCGATCGTGATGATGTGGTGGTTCTCTTCGGAATTGATCAGGTCGAGAATCGACGCGAGTGTCGTCGACTTACCGCTTCCGGTCGGTCCCGTGACGAGCAACAGACCGCGAGGACGACGCGCGAGTTCGGTCATGACGGGCGGAAGTCCCAGGTCGTCAAAGCTCATGATCTGATAGGGAATCGTGCGGAAAGCCCCGGCTACGGCACCTCGCTGAACGAAGACATTCGCCCGGAAACGCGCGAGCCCT from bacterium carries:
- a CDS encoding PAS domain S-box protein, producing the protein MRAPANAQQSALPVRAFAIRLAALGGIFAVAVLSEIRGGGSYSERELVALYALVLTGFLLSLAYGALRAWGNSERVNYFELTGDLILLTGLVYCSGGSRSLFGPLYIIWIVHVALAAGSRATILAWAGATICYGLVGLAPALGAFPAFEPGSQLGVHEALSSAGAHALAFLGVAILSRNLADQIQAGRVELRELGEIHQRIVDNVASGLLTVDRAARISSFNSEAERITGYGSAEVMGWPLAKLFPNLDPGETGDSAPADLPGTATQERGRMELVFESRNAQELHLGMSISILRDAGGHEDGAIVIFQDLTKVVQMEEQLRRSERLGAVGQLAAGLAHEIRNPLASLSGAIELLEGDLPSGDASSLRLARIVQRETARLNRLVSDFLTYARPGPGHFLAVPLQELMAEIAELDEYSEGRGCELELDIENGLSARGNPDQLRQVIWNLVINAAQSEPRDHKVRIEARGRVDESGAPRVHIDVIDCGCGIPPELVERIFEPFFTTKPKGTGLGLATVHRVIEAHGGQMGVRTEQGQGTVVSVDLPAA
- a CDS encoding PilT/PilU family type 4a pilus ATPase — its product is MANLHQLLKAMIEKGASDLHITTGTPPQLRVDGALVPLRVPPLTPQDTKQACYSIMTDAQKHRFESQNELDLSFGVKGLARFRANVFVQRGAVAGAFRTIPYQIMSFDDLGLPPVMTELARRPRGLLLVTGPTGSGKSTTLASILDLINSEENHHIITIEDPIEYLHPHKSSVVNQREIGADTTSFKSALRYILRQDPDVVLVGEMRDLETIEAALTVAETGHLCLATLHTNSAAQTINRVIDVFPAHQQAQVRMQLSFVLEGVLCQSLLPKISGGRAIAVEVMVPNQAIRNLIREDKVHQLYSQMQMGQEKYGMQTMNQALADLYLRHQVTLEDAMARSDDQDELQTMISNPQASRVRRTG
- a CDS encoding type II secretion system F family protein, encoding MPTFQWIGKTREGLVKKGLIVANDLETAENQLRMQQIATTLIKPKAKDLGEMFPFLAKGITIKDQVIFTRQFATMIDAGLPLVQCLDILGTQTENPAFKKIILQVKGDVESGSTFSDALEKHPKVFDRLYVNLVAAGEVGGILDTILNRLAVYLEKADSLRRKVKSALIYPVAVTVIAIVVIVVMLVKVIPVFEKMFADFGGALPGPTQMVISVSHFLQAWIVWMIVGVVALSFVLKKIYGTERGRIFFDGVFLKLPIFGPLLKKVAVARFSRTLSTMLSSGVPILDALEIVARTAGNVIVERELLVTKASISEGKTIAEPLQQSKVFPGMVVQMIAVGEQTGAMDAMLAKLADFYDDEVDVAVDGLTSLLEPILMVGLGGSIGALLVAMYLPIFKIAETVV